The following proteins are co-located in the Cutaneotrichosporon cavernicola HIS019 DNA, chromosome: 3 genome:
- the RPO41 gene encoding uncharacterized protein (DNA-dependent RNA polymerase catalyzes the transcription of DNA into RNA using the four ribonucleoside triphosphates as substrates) yields the protein MLRTVNVGVTRRLQATAGPRIALARGFASPSTPRSKPSVAAVEAHDYAPPAFMATHRTDPEAHKFNPMPSYPPMFQSSHIGLPPPLPATAREDNQLNAELYRPTAALDTVSLLSICSSRREFVPRAYQIFTALLSDVENEKAFLPRTQVWANVIHGVAQLCKPPTTIAGEKVTDLWQFRTKQLIKRWEEMNGSPSGEPFLEKDGILVYRAWFTALVKVNGKLDPIIPYIEHPAIGLDTMVAGMSRDDVTKALEQLKVHGAKHLLDWLDLQVKEVQGLERKKREIRESDVVPEVSPVLEKVKTTKRSLSSMPKELRGSTSTHPGAMQARWTIDNLRTALEPINQEMTAYNRQMALEKASYAAAEADLQHAAEQLANIGQQGEDMRLQRNVLQGHMHRWHVALTDHLLEDIRGMTERVLAKGDADPNPHKWSAQVEMRERDLMVYLNVLPAKRLALITILELMRMVGSGGIVDGMKSLRGMVAVGRAVEMEHRADVIRSVAGADSTIWAKTLDPNSNKPTRSNIDKLWSKIGNEVDAEQLFEPGENATPQEALRSVWTPPWSQMVCMGVGSYLIKSLIKVSTVTRHAVDPETKIKHSETQPAFSHGYEYVRGKKLGVIKVNPAIATRLGQDSVRQVIHPKHLPMLVEPRKWTHWDEGMYLSTNVEIMRFKDSIEQKNHIAKASREGHLEAVFHGLEVLSGTPWRINRKVFDTVLEAWNSGDGIADIPAAPDKCDYTMPEKPANASTDPGARAAYHERMKAVMLQQKKDHGERCKFNYNLEIARAYLNDVFYIPHNMDFRGRAYPIPPHLSPVGDDLCRGLLTFGTSKPLGKTGLKWLQIQLANVYGFDKASFEERAQFARDHEADIFDSADNPLNGKRWWLEAEDPWQCLATCFDLAAALRSTNPEAYESSIPIHQDGTCNGMQHYAALGGDVRGAKAVNLERGDRPADIYTGVADLVNAAIEEDRKAGLPMALLIEGELGRKVVKQTVMTTVYGVTFIGAREQIARQLVARGGIHAEDIYPVSAYVARKVLASIGDLFSGARAIQDWLTLCARLIARSIPESRLIQATDTTEVPVRGARKKDGETGTRGRREQTKAKNLAKELMTAVAWTTPLGLPVVQPYRKGAKKQVMTSLQTVYITDPHQMTEVAPMKQATAFPPNYIHSLDATHMLLTAAACNMEGVTFASVHDSYWTHASTVEQMSDKIRDQFIHLHSNDLIGMLRNDFLEAYGNHAIPVSNARLIESAKERSSERVAAGGLSGRAAPAVYGAQPKVAMAAGDVAAEVADAYKETEEDDGAEPEADDDIGTKDDSAAMLSPSELAEFAPYSNNDEVVVNGVRFVKLSALLPPTPPRGQFDVERIRESAYFFS from the exons ACTATGCCCCGCCCGCGTTCATGGCTACCCACCGCACCGACCCCGAGGCACACAAGTTCAACCCAATGCCATCTTACCCTCCCATGTTCCAATCCTCGCACATCGGCCTTCCTccgcccctccccgccaccgccaggGAAGACAACCAGCTCAACGCTGAGCTGTACCGCCCAACTGCGGCACTCGACACCGTATCCCTCCTCTCGATCTGCTCATCGCGACGAGAATTCGTGCCCCGCGCGTACCAGATCTTCACGGCGCTTCTGTCTGACGTCGAGAACGAGAAGGCCTTCTTGCCCAGGACACAGGTTTGGGCCAACGTCATCCACGGCGTCGCCCAGCTCTGCAAGCCGCCAACCACGATTGCGGGAGAAAAAGTCACCGACTTGTGGCAGTTCCGCACCAAGCAGCTCATCAAGCGctgggaggagatgaacgGCTCCCCGTCCGGAGAACCCTTCCTGGAAAAGGACGGTATCTTGGTCTACCGCGCGTGGTTTACGGCACTCGTCAA GGTGAACGGAAAGCTCGACCCCATCATCCCATACATCGAGCACCCCGCAATCGGCCTCGACACGATGGTTGCCGGTATGTCCCGCGATGACGTTACCAAGgcccttgagcagctcaaggtgCACGGCGCTAAGCACTTGCTGGACTGGCTTGACCTGCAAGTCAAGGAGGTGCAGGGCTTGGagcgcaagaagcgcgAAATCCGTGAGAGCGACGTTGTTCCCGAGGTCAGCCCTGTGCTGGAGAAGGTCAAGACCACGAAGCGCAGCCTCTCCTCCATGCCCAAGGAGCTGCGCGGCTCTACGTCAACACACCCCGGTGCCATGCAGGCCCGTTGGACCATTGACAACCTCCGCACCGCACTCGAGCCCATCAACCAGGAGATGACCGCGTACAACCGCCAGATGGCCCTCGAGAAGGCATCGTACGCGGCAGCTGAGGCCGATCTTCAACATGCTgccgagcagctcgcgaACATTGGGCAGCAGGGTGAAGACATGCGTCTTCAGCGCAACGTGCTTCAGGGCCACATGCACCGCTGGCACGTCGCCCTAACCGATCATCTTCTGGAGGACATCCGCGGGATGACCGAGCGCGTCTTGGCGAAAGGAGACGCTGACCCGAACCCACACAAGTGGTCGGCGCAGGTCGAAATGAGGGAAAGGGACCTCATGGTGTACCTCAACGTCCTCCCCGCTAAACGCCTTGCGCTCATCACTATTCTCGAGCTCATGCGCATGGTTGGATCTGGCGGTATCGTTGACGGTATGAAGTCGCTCCGTGGCATGGTTGCTGTGGGCCGCGCAGTCGAGATGGAGCATCGTGCGGATGTCATCCGTTCAGTCGCTGGCGCTGACTCGACGATCTGGGCCAAGACGCTCGATCCGAACAGCAACAAGCCGACGCGTTCCAACATTGACAAGCTGTGGTCCAAGATTGGTAACGAGGTGGACGCCGAGCAGCTCTTTGAGCCTGGCGAGAACGCCACACCCCAGGAGGCCCTCCGATCGGTCTGGACACCTCCATGGTCGCAGATGGTGTGCATGGGCGTCGGCTCGTACCTCATCAAGAGCCTGATCAAGGTCAGCACTGTAACGCGACATGCCGTCGACCCAGAGACCAAGATCAAGCACTCGGAGACACAGCCAGCATTCTCGCACGGCTACGAGTACGTGCGCGGCAAGAAGCTGGGCGTTATCAAGGTCAACCCGGCAATTGCTAcgcgcctcggccaagACAGTGTTCGCCAGGTGATCCACCCCAAGCACCTTCCAATGCTTGTCGAGCCCCGCAAGTGGACCCACTGGGACGAAGGCATGTACCTCAGCACCAACGTTGAGATTATGCGTTTCAAGGACTCGATCGAGCAGAAGAATCACATTGCCAAGGCCAGCAGGGAAGGCCACCTTGAGGCCGTGTTCCATGGACTCGAGGTCCTGTCGGGGACGCCCTGGCGCATCAACCGCAAAGTGTTTGACACGGTGCTTGAGGCGTGGAACAGTGGTGACGGCATCGCCGATATCCCCGCGGCACCCGACAAGTGCGACTACACCATGCCTGAGAAGCCCGCGAACGCTTCAACGGACCCcggcgcgcgtgcggcATACCATGAGCGTATGAAGGCCGTCATGCTGCAGCAAAAGAAGGACCACGGCGAGCGCTGCAAGTTCAACTACAACCTCGAGATTGCCCGTGCGTATCTCAACGACGTGTTCTACATCCCCCACAACATGGACTTCCGCGGCCGTGCATACCCTATCCCGCCACACTTGTCTCCTGTCGGTGACGACCTGTGTCGTGGCCTCCTCACCTTCGGTACCAGCAAGCCGCTCGGCAAGACTGGTCTCAAGTGGCTGCAGATCCAGCTGGCCAACGTCTACGGCTTTGACAAAGCGAGCTTTGAGGAGCGTGCGCAGTTTGCACGTGACCATGAAGCCGACATCTTTGATTCGGCGGATAACCCGCTGAACGGCAAGCGCTGGTGgctcgaggctgaggaCCCTTGGCAGTGCCTCGCAACGTGcttcgacctcgccgcggccCTCCGCTCGACTAACCCGGAAGCCTACGAATCATCTATTCCCATTCACCAGGACGGCACCTGTAACGGTATGCAGCACTACGCTGCCCTCGGCGGTGACGTGCGTGGAGCCAAGGCtgtcaacctcgagcgtgGTGACCGCCCGGCCGACATTTACACCGGTGTTGCCGATCTTGTGAACGCAGCGATCGAGGAAGACCGCAAGGCTGGCCTGCCCATGGCGCTCCTGATCGAGGGCGAACTTGGTCGCAAGGTCGTCAAGCAGACAGTCATGACAACCGTGTACGGTGTGACCTTCATCGGAGCTCGCGAGCAGATCGCGCGCCAGCTTGTCGCCCGTGGCGGCATCCATGCCGAGGACATCTACCCTGTCTCGGCTTACGTCGCTCGCAAGGTCCTCGCATCGATCGGTGACCTGTTCTCTGGAGCTCGTGCGATCCAGGACTGGCTCACGCTCTGTGCGCGTCTTATCGCCCGTTCGATCCCCGAATCGCGCCTGATCCAGGCAACCGACACCACCGAGGTGCCCGTAAGGGGGGCCCGCAAGAAGGACGGCGAAACGGGCACAAGGGGGCGCAGGGAACagaccaaggccaagaaccTGGCAAAGGAACTGATGACTGCTGTTGCATGGACGACTCCGCTCGGCCTCCCTGTTGTCCAGCCGTACCGCAAGGGCGCCAAGAAGCAGGTCATGACTTCGCTGCAGACGGTGTATATCACGGACCCTCACCAGATGACCGAGGTCGCCCCTATGAAGCAGGCGACGGCGTTCCCCCCGAACTACATCCATTCGCTGGACGCGACGCATATGCTCCTTACAGCGGCAGCTTGTAACATGGAGGGTGTCACGTTTGCGTCGGTGCACGACTCGTACTGGACGCACGCATCCACGGTCGAGCAGATGAGTGACAAGATTCGCGACCAGTTTATCCACCTTCACTCGAACGACCTCATTGGAATGCTCCGCAACGATTTCCTGGAGGCGTACGGCAACCACGCCATCCCCGTGAGCAACGCACGTCTGATCGAGTCGGCCAAGGAGCGCAGCAGCGAACGCGTGGCAGCTGGTGGTCTCTCCGGCCGAGCTGCACCGGCCGTGTATGGCGCCCAGCCCAAGGTCGCAATGGCGGCTGGCGACGTGGCTGCCGAAGTGGCCGACGCGTAcaaggagacggaggaggacgacggcgccgagcccgaggcggacgacgacattggGACCAAGGACGACTCGGCGGCGATGCTTAGCCCATCCGAACTGGCCGAGTTCGCGCCATACTCGaacaacgacgaggtcgtggtCAACGGTGTCAGGTTTGTCAAGCTCAGCGCACTCCTGCCCCCGACCCCGCCCCGCGGCCAgttcgacgtcgagcgcatccGCGAATCGGCGTACTTCTTCTCGTAA